DNA sequence from the Actinomycetota bacterium genome:
CCTGCAGCTGCCCGCCACCGGGAGCCGTGTTCGGGGCCGGAGGGGCCACTCCGGCTGCCGTGCCTCCGCCGGTAGGGGCGAAAGGCGTGGGCAGGCTCGGCGTGATCGACAGGAACTCGACCTCCGCCAGGTTGGCCGCGTCCGTCACCTGCAGGATGAAGTCCGGAAGCCTCGGATCTTCGGGGAGAGCCTCCTGGAATCTCGCTAGGTCCGCCCGCAACTGTGGTTCGATCGCCTGCAGTGCCTTCAGCCTCGCTATTTCGGCGGTGAGACTGTCGATCTCCGTCTGCACGGTGTCCTGCTGAGACCGGATGTCGTTGATCTTCGTCTGGCCGGTCCGGAAGACGAACACAAACCACAGGACGATGATCAGGACCACGGCAACGATCAGCAGGATGAACCGGGTCCTCAGGGGCATGGGCCGGTCCCCTGGCATCTTTGCGACAGCAGCGACGACGTGATGTTCGCCGTCGAGCCGAAGGAAACGATGTCTCTCGTGCCGATCTTCGCCTTGGTGCCGTTGGTGAGATAGACGAAGGTCAGGCCGTCGATCTGCGCGATGCGCGTCAGGTAGCCCGCGAGTGCGGGAAAGTCCATCGTGTTGCCCGTGAAGGTCACGGTGCCAAAAGACGGGACGGCTGTCTGCGCCTGTCCGGGGGCCGACGCGAGCGCCAGGTTCACGAGCCAGGCGTTGTCGGGAATGGTCAGCGAGAGGTCGTTGAGAAACTTCGACCAGGCGATGTCGCCGTTCAAGGCGACAGCGAGGGTCCGCCGCCGCTGCTGAACCGTCGCCTCCAGGTCACCGAACTGCCGCAGACCCGCCGCCTCCATGGCGAGCCGCCCCTGACGGGCTCGCCGCTGGGCCAGCTCGTCCTCCTCCCGGTTGATCGTGCCTCGTTGGATGAGCGTCACGATCAGCAGCAGGAAGAGCACCCCCGCGGCTCCGGCGATCGCAAAGGAAAGCAGGCGCCGCGTCCGCTGGCGCGTTCGGATCTCCGGGGGAAGAAGGTTGATAGGGGGCACGTCAGGCCTCGAACCCGCCGAGTGCCAGTCCCACGGCGACCGAAAGGAAAGGCTCGGCGACGGCGATCTGCTCCGCCTCCAACTGGACCTTGCCTATCGGCACCTTGCGGAACACCGACCCCTGATCGGCGGGGACCCGCAGCGCGGCGCCGAGCCGGGATCGCAGGCCCCCCAGCAGAGAACCTCCCCCGGTGACGAGCACGCTGCGAAGGGGAAGGGCTTCGGACTGCCCCGTGTAGAAGTCCAGGGAGCCCCGGACCTCTTCCACGAAACGCTCGACCTGCGGCGCCAGGTTGTCCACTGCCGCACTCAGGGACTCGGGGATGTCATCGTCCTCCGACTCCTCTTCTTCAGCGCCGCTCTCTACGTCCTCTTCGTCCTCGTCCAGCTCCTCGA
Encoded proteins:
- a CDS encoding PilN domain-containing protein, with product MPPINLLPPEIRTRQRTRRLLSFAIAGAAGVLFLLLIVTLIQRGTINREEDELAQRRARQGRLAMEAAGLRQFGDLEATVQQRRRTLAVALNGDIAWSKFLNDLSLTIPDNAWLVNLALASAPGQAQTAVPSFGTVTFTGNTMDFPALAGYLTRIAQIDGLTFVYLTNGTKAKIGTRDIVSFGSTANITSSLLSQRCQGTGPCP